The proteins below are encoded in one region of Pseudonocardia sp. DSM 110487:
- a CDS encoding 2-keto-4-pentenoate hydratase, whose product MSDANRAGAAADVLWNAWTSGERIAALPDDVRPRDDAEGFAVQLAIGGRAGRSYGWKIAATTASGQAHIGVTGPLPGPLFERFRHDPGDVLASDGMHMRVVEAEFAYLMGADVAPDAGPDEIVAAVDGLHLAVEVPDSRFARYETVGGAQLLADCACAGRFVLGPEVPGWAEHDLSTWGTEVWINGERAATGSGGNVLGDPRNALVWIVEDLRRHGRGLHAGELVTTGTTTAPVPVGPGDEVRAAFGELGEVAFSFGG is encoded by the coding sequence ATGTCTGACGCGAACCGCGCCGGCGCCGCGGCCGACGTCCTGTGGAACGCCTGGACGTCCGGGGAGCGGATCGCCGCGCTCCCCGACGACGTCCGGCCACGGGACGACGCGGAGGGGTTCGCCGTGCAGCTCGCGATCGGCGGGCGCGCGGGGCGGTCCTACGGTTGGAAGATCGCGGCGACCACCGCGTCGGGCCAGGCGCACATCGGGGTGACCGGCCCGCTGCCCGGCCCGCTGTTCGAACGGTTCCGGCACGACCCCGGAGACGTGCTGGCCAGCGACGGCATGCACATGCGCGTGGTCGAGGCCGAGTTCGCCTACCTCATGGGCGCCGACGTCGCGCCGGACGCGGGCCCGGACGAGATCGTTGCCGCGGTCGACGGGCTGCACCTGGCGGTCGAGGTGCCCGACTCGCGGTTCGCCCGCTACGAGACGGTCGGTGGGGCCCAACTGCTCGCCGACTGCGCCTGCGCCGGCCGGTTCGTGCTCGGCCCCGAGGTGCCGGGCTGGGCGGAGCACGACCTGTCCACATGGGGAACAGAGGTGTGGATCAACGGGGAGCGGGCCGCGACGGGGAGTGGCGGCAACGTGCTCGGCGATCCGCGCAACGCGCTCGTCTGGATCGTCGAGGACCTGCGCCGGCACGGACGCGGGCTGCACGCGGGCGAGCTCGTCACCACCGGAACGACGACCGCACCCGTGCCCGTCGGACCGGGCGACGAGGTGCGCGCCGCTTTCGGAGAGCTCGGCGAGGTGGCGTTCAGCTTCGGCGGATAG
- the malQ gene encoding 4-alpha-glucanotransferase, with product MDSELIELATAHGVATSYRDGDRRPVQVDPEVVVRVLGLLDVDAGSPDARRGALAAARERAASGRLPGTIAVRTDSSRALPEPGVLVDAAGERREVTEIPAGLEPGWYRLELGAQDVTVVVAPPALPEPSRGWGWMLQLYALRSAGSWGIGDLGDLRAFTAWTGAEHGAGAVLLNPLHAITPVPPVQPSPYTPSSRRFGTPLALRITDLSAYARTDSVSRAEVDALRPEFSGGRIEHDRVWAAKRAALELLWRSEGRPEPRGIGADLEEFATYCALAERHGARWSRWPEGLRTPGGTGVAAAKAELAPRIAFHAWVQLQVQDQLAAVRDAARAVGVRVVHDLAVGCDPEGADGWALQDVLAQGVRVGAPPDAFSQQGQDWGLPPWRPDRLDATGYAAYRDLLRALLRQADGLRIDHVSGLWRLWWVPPGERPDRGTYVHYDADVMLAVLTLEAHLAGALVIGEDLGTVEPEVTEGIAERNILGSSVLWFTRDLDAPGQPLLPPQKWPEQSVATISTHDLPTATGFLRGEHVRVRAELGLLDDVPAEEAKATVDRLELVELLREEGLVDGPDPGEDQLVVAMHALLARSRSRLALVSPYDVVGEVRQPNLPGTIDEYPNWRLPLPVTLEELRDDPRVRVVVDQLRLRRGGQDDGHV from the coding sequence GCGACTGCCCGGCACCATCGCGGTCCGCACGGACTCCTCGCGCGCCCTCCCCGAGCCCGGCGTGCTCGTCGATGCCGCGGGCGAACGGCGGGAGGTCACCGAGATCCCGGCGGGGCTGGAACCGGGCTGGTACCGCCTCGAGCTGGGCGCGCAGGACGTGACCGTCGTCGTGGCGCCCCCCGCGCTCCCCGAGCCGTCACGCGGATGGGGGTGGATGCTGCAGCTCTACGCGTTGCGCTCGGCAGGCTCGTGGGGCATCGGGGACCTCGGCGACCTCCGGGCGTTCACGGCGTGGACCGGCGCGGAGCACGGTGCGGGAGCGGTGCTGCTGAACCCGCTGCACGCGATCACTCCGGTCCCTCCGGTGCAGCCGTCGCCCTACACACCGTCGAGCAGGCGTTTCGGTACGCCGCTCGCGCTGCGGATCACCGACCTCAGCGCCTACGCCCGAACCGACTCGGTGAGCCGGGCGGAGGTCGACGCGCTGCGCCCCGAGTTCTCGGGTGGGCGGATCGAGCACGACCGGGTGTGGGCCGCGAAGCGCGCGGCGCTGGAGCTGCTGTGGCGCTCCGAGGGCAGGCCCGAGCCCCGCGGCATCGGGGCAGACCTGGAGGAGTTCGCCACCTACTGCGCGCTCGCCGAGCGGCACGGTGCCCGCTGGAGCAGGTGGCCGGAGGGCCTGCGCACGCCCGGCGGCACGGGTGTCGCGGCCGCGAAGGCGGAGCTGGCCCCGCGGATCGCGTTCCACGCGTGGGTGCAGCTGCAGGTGCAGGACCAGCTCGCGGCGGTGCGGGACGCGGCCAGGGCCGTCGGCGTGCGAGTGGTGCACGACCTCGCCGTCGGCTGCGACCCCGAGGGCGCCGACGGCTGGGCCCTGCAGGACGTGCTCGCTCAGGGCGTCCGGGTGGGCGCCCCGCCGGACGCCTTCAGCCAGCAGGGCCAGGACTGGGGCCTGCCACCGTGGCGCCCCGACCGGCTCGACGCCACCGGCTACGCCGCGTACCGCGACCTCCTGCGCGCCCTGCTCCGCCAGGCCGACGGGCTGCGCATCGACCACGTCTCCGGGCTGTGGCGGCTGTGGTGGGTGCCGCCGGGCGAGCGCCCGGACCGGGGCACGTACGTGCACTACGACGCCGACGTCATGCTCGCCGTGCTGACCCTCGAGGCCCACCTCGCCGGGGCGCTCGTGATCGGCGAGGACCTCGGCACGGTCGAGCCGGAGGTCACCGAGGGCATTGCGGAGCGAAACATCCTGGGTTCGTCGGTGCTGTGGTTCACCCGGGACCTGGACGCGCCGGGCCAGCCGCTGCTGCCCCCGCAGAAGTGGCCGGAGCAGTCGGTTGCGACCATCTCGACCCACGACCTCCCCACGGCCACCGGCTTCCTGCGCGGCGAGCACGTCCGGGTGCGCGCCGAGCTCGGACTGCTCGACGACGTGCCGGCCGAGGAGGCGAAGGCCACCGTCGACCGGCTGGAGCTCGTCGAGCTGCTCCGCGAGGAGGGCCTCGTCGACGGGCCGGATCCCGGGGAGGACCAGCTCGTCGTCGCGATGCACGCGCTGCTTGCGCGCAGCCGCTCGCGCCTGGCGCTCGTCTCGCCGTACGACGTGGTGGGCGAGGTCCGCCAGCCCAACCTCCCCGGCACGATCGACGAGTACCCCAACTGGCGGCTCCCCCTGCCCGTCACGCTCGAGGAGCTGCGCGACGACCCGCGCGTGCGCGTGGTGGTCGACCAGCTGCGCCTGCGCCGGGGCGGGCAAGATGACGGACATGTCTGA